The Thermomonospora amylolytica sequence GGGGCAGCGACTTCGGCGGCGTGATCGCGATGGTCCCGGCGTTCGCGGTGCTGGGGCTGCTGATCGCCGGGCGGCGGGTGTCGGCGGCGCGGATCGCGGTGTTCTGCGCGGCGGGCGCGGTGCTGGTGCTGGGGATCGCGTTCGCCGACTCGCTGCGCGCGGACCCGTCGCATCTGGGCCGGTTCTGGGACGACCTGGTGGGCGGGCAGGCGTGGGACGTGATCGCCCGCAAGGCCGGGGCGATGCTGCGCAGCCTGGGCTACTGGCCGTTCACGGTGGCGGCGGTGGCGGCGCTGTGCTTCCTGTACTTCGTGCTGGCCCAGCCGCTGCAGTGGCGGGCGGCGCTGCTGGAGCGCGCCTACCACCGCGGCCCGAGCCTGCGCCCGGCGCTGCTGTCGGCGCTGACGCTGGCCATCGCCGGGATGCTGGTGAACGACTCCGGGGTGGTGATCCCGGCGATCGCGTTCAGCCTGGCGATCCCGCTGACCCTCGCGGCGAGCGTGCGGGCGCTGGAACTGGACGAGGCCGAGCGGACCGGAGCGCCGTCGCCGCCGCCCAGATCAGCAGACCGGTCAGCAGCCACGGGATGACGTCCGAGCGCAGCACGGTGACCAGCCACATCAGGTCGTCCGGCAGGCCGATCAGCGCCGGGTCGCGGGCGGGCAGGTAGGCCAGGCTGAGCGCGGCGGTGTGCCCCAGCAGCGCCCAGTCCAGCCGCGACCACGGCAGCAGCGCCAGCACCGCCCAGCCGAGCCCGTCGTACCAGGGCAGCGCGTACGTCGCCGACCACAGCCAGGCCAGCACCAGCGCCGCCGACACCGCCAGGGCCTCCGCCACGTCGGGGTCCTGCCGCGGATCGCGGGGCAGGGCGCGGGCCAGCAGCCAGACCAGCGCGGCCAGCAGCACCAGCGATCCGATCCGGATGACGACCCGATGCTGGTTGACGCCCATCGCCGCGTCCAGCAGATGCCAGGGGGTTGCCAGCGACACCGAGTTCGCGGCCCGTCTGACCTGGTCGAACGCGTGCCCCCCGGCGAGCGCGTAGGCGAGCCCGGCGGTGCCCGCCGCCGCCCCGGCCAGCGCCGCCAGGCTCGTGAGGCGCCGTCCCAGCAGCATCCGCAGCGCCGGGCCGCCGCCCACCAGCGCCGCCGGGAACTTGATCGCCCCCGCCGCGCCCGCGAACACCCCGGCCGCCGCCGTCCGCAGCACCGGCCGTGAGGTGTGCGCCAGCACGGCCAGCACCCCCACCGCCGCGCAGATCGCCAGCGCGTCGTTGTGCGCCCCCGCCACCAGGTGGAACAGCATCAGCGGGTTGCACGTCCACAGCAGCGCCGCCCGCAGCCGCCCCTCCGGCGTCCGGCACGCCCGATGCAGGATCAGGCCCGTCAGCACGAACGCCAGTGCGTTCGTCACCGACAGCGCGAACACCGTCAGCGCCACCGACTCGCCCCCCGCCCAGGAGGCGAGCGCCTGCTGTGCCGTGGCGATAGGCCCGTACACCGAGGGCGCGCTGCGCCACTCCTCCACCGCGTCGGCGACCGGATCCCCCGGCATGTCGACCGCCCGCGTCGCGTACGGGTCGTGCCCGGTGACGGCCATCCGCCCGTACGCCGCGTAGTTCAGATGGTCCGCCGACCCGACCGGCGGCATCACCGCGAACGCCGCCGCGGCCAGCACCCCGGCGATCATCAGCCCCTTGGCCGGGCACCGCCACCCCCGCCGCACCGCGACGAAGCACAACCCCAGCCCCGCCGTGCCGAGCAGGATCCCCGCGGCGGTGAGCCCGATCACCACGTACGGCGAGGCACCCACGTCCAGCGAGAACGGCGCCCCCGCCCCTGCCAGCCGAGGCTGCATCGCCGAAGGCCCGAGCAACGCCACCAGCAGGAAGCACAACAGACTCCCCGCACCGAGCCCCAGCCCCGACCTCCCAAGGCCCGCCCCGGCGTTCGCAGGGGTGGAGCGCATGGCGGTCGGTGCGGAGGCGGCGGTGGACGGGGGCATGGAGGCGGAGGACGTCACCTGCGGGTGCGGGGCAGGCGGGTGGCGATGGCGGGTTCGCGGACGGCCAGGGCGCGGGCCACGTCGCGGAACTGGCGGGCGCGGTGGAGCTGGGCGCGCCAGTCGGTGCCGGTGGCGCGGTGGGCGAGGGGGACCTCGACCTCCTCGACCCGGAAGCCGCCGCGGATCAGGTCGATGGTGAGGCCGGTCTCCACGCCGAAGCCCGCCGCCAGCGGCAGCCCGGCCTCGAACGCGGCGCGGGTCAGGCAGCGCTGGCCGTTCAGCGGCTGGGTCGCCTCCCAGCCGGTGGCGCGGCGGATCCCGTCCCGCGACAACCGGACCACGAACCCGTGGCCGCCGAGCTTGACCGTGGTGGTGAACGTGGCGATCGTCATGTCGGCCTCGCCGCGCCGCACCGGCTCGATCAGCGGGGCGGCGGCGGACGCCGTGTCGCCCAGGTCGGCGTCCAGGAACAGCAGATGGCGGGGTGTCTCGCGGCCCTCGTCCAGCAGCCGCACCGCCTCCGCGCCGGTCTCCATCGCCGCGCCCTTGCCCCGGTTGCGGCTGTGCCGGACCACCCGGGCGCCGGCCTCGGCGGCGAGCCGTCCGGTGTCGTCGGCCGACCCGTCGTCCACCACGACG is a genomic window containing:
- a CDS encoding glycosyltransferase, coding for MQAQQRSDGDVAVIIPAKDEGERITATVKAAWELPGVDLVVVVDDGSADDTGRLAAEAGARVVRHSRNRGKGAAMETGAEAVRLLDEGRETPRHLLFLDADLGDTASAAAPLIEPVRRGEADMTIATFTTTVKLGGHGFVVRLSRDGIRRATGWEATQPLNGQRCLTRAAFEAGLPLAAGFGVETGLTIDLIRGGFRVEEVEVPLAHRATGTDWRAQLHRARQFRDVARALAVREPAIATRLPRTRR